One segment of Clostridium botulinum DNA contains the following:
- a CDS encoding transglycosylase domain-containing protein gives MSTEKTPNKTKKSTNKNTNNKRKKKKKRKNKLAASTVFKKIGIGFLSLILIVSVVGAGYLLAIIKTTPPLDVEDVLSLNQASSLYDDNEKFMDNLHTDEERYVITSDKIPANLKNAFISIEDERFFKHRGVDIQRILGAALTDVKKILTGQKGLHGASTITQQLIKNTVLTNEVSIKRKVKEIYLSLDLEDQLSKDQIITAYLNTIPLGGQVYGVEAASLLYFSKNTADLNLIECAYLAGITQAPSYYSAYNENNQKDPSRYINRTLTVLSKMKELGYISESDYNQGVQDINNGKLVFKSSKKDFRLNYEWFVYPAVSQVKRDLKEKYKYTDEEVSKLMVNGGLKIYTTMDRDLQDFTQKTLDNYKNLNVGNSETYDENKVPLLQASATITDYRNGKVLAMVGGRGKQLPQSNNRAYNDLRSIGSTTKPLTVYGPGIDQEIITAATSIDDAPLSPELTKKYPAYAPPNILRNSPDEYLGLISPREGIMYSKNTASVITADTIGLKTGISYGENLGLVFNSASKTSIATVALGQYNNNPNDRDGGNTYKLAAAFGSFGNDGLYVEPLLYTKVVDPKGNTVLEANPKEKQVFSPETAYIMYDLLKGPVNFYGGAPAKWSDMPVAGKTGTTTDAKDLWFAGLTPYLSGSIWVGYDNPKTVFGGSGTVCANLWGKIMAKAHEGMDVKDLDEPSGIVHVAVCKDSGKLPSSLCSSDPRGNRITEELFIEGTEPHETCNTHVSGRINRLNNKLAGANTPALLTQNRVFISKKYPNPLTRDYIYVLPHSQDNYTEDQANPELSPPNVNEEGEVEIPNNNGTPQENNNPPETEQNDSILNSILKPLKPN, from the coding sequence ATGTCTACTGAAAAAACTCCAAATAAAACAAAAAAAAGTACTAATAAAAATACTAATAATAAAAGAAAAAAGAAGAAAAAGAGAAAAAATAAATTAGCAGCCTCTACTGTGTTTAAAAAAATAGGTATTGGTTTTTTATCTTTGATATTAATAGTATCTGTGGTAGGTGCAGGGTACTTGCTAGCTATTATAAAGACTACCCCACCACTAGATGTTGAAGATGTTTTATCATTAAATCAAGCTTCCAGTTTATATGATGATAATGAAAAATTTATGGATAATTTACATACAGATGAAGAACGATATGTGATAACTTCTGATAAAATTCCAGCTAATCTAAAAAATGCTTTTATATCAATTGAAGATGAACGTTTCTTTAAACATAGAGGAGTGGATATTCAAAGAATATTAGGTGCTGCTTTAACAGATGTAAAGAAAATTTTAACTGGACAAAAAGGGCTACATGGTGCTTCTACGATAACTCAACAACTTATTAAAAACACAGTTCTTACTAATGAAGTATCTATCAAAAGAAAAGTAAAAGAAATTTACTTGTCTCTTGATCTTGAAGACCAATTAAGCAAAGATCAAATAATCACCGCGTATTTAAATACAATACCTCTTGGTGGTCAAGTATACGGTGTTGAGGCTGCCTCATTGCTGTATTTCAGTAAAAATACAGCTGATTTGAATTTGATTGAATGTGCTTATTTAGCAGGTATAACTCAAGCACCAAGTTATTATAGTGCTTATAATGAAAATAACCAAAAAGATCCTTCAAGGTATATTAATAGAACCTTAACTGTTTTATCCAAAATGAAAGAACTAGGTTATATTTCAGAAAGTGACTACAATCAAGGGGTTCAAGATATTAATAATGGAAAATTAGTTTTTAAATCAAGCAAAAAAGATTTTCGTTTAAATTATGAATGGTTTGTTTATCCAGCTGTATCTCAAGTTAAGAGAGATTTAAAAGAAAAATATAAATATACAGATGAAGAAGTCTCTAAATTAATGGTTAATGGTGGTTTAAAAATATATACTACTATGGATAGAGATTTACAAGATTTTACTCAAAAAACTTTAGATAACTATAAAAATTTAAATGTTGGAAATTCTGAAACTTATGATGAAAATAAAGTTCCATTATTACAAGCTTCAGCAACAATAACTGATTATAGAAATGGTAAAGTTCTTGCTATGGTTGGTGGAAGAGGTAAACAACTTCCTCAATCAAACAACAGAGCTTATAATGACTTAAGGTCAATAGGTTCTACTACTAAGCCACTTACTGTATATGGTCCTGGTATAGATCAAGAGATAATAACCGCTGCAACTTCAATAGATGATGCTCCACTATCACCAGAATTAACAAAAAAATATCCAGCATATGCTCCACCTAATATTCTTAGGAATTCACCTGATGAATATTTAGGTCTTATATCTCCACGTGAAGGAATAATGTATTCCAAAAATACTGCTTCTGTTATAACAGCAGATACTATTGGTTTAAAAACCGGAATATCTTATGGAGAAAATTTAGGGCTTGTATTTAACAGTGCATCTAAAACTTCTATAGCTACTGTTGCATTAGGTCAATATAACAATAACCCTAATGATAGAGATGGTGGTAATACTTATAAATTAGCAGCTGCATTTGGAAGCTTTGGTAATGATGGTCTATACGTAGAACCTCTACTTTATACAAAAGTAGTTGATCCAAAAGGTAATACAGTATTAGAAGCAAACCCTAAAGAAAAACAAGTATTTTCACCTGAGACTGCATATATAATGTATGACTTATTAAAAGGACCTGTTAATTTTTATGGTGGTGCTCCTGCTAAGTGGAGTGATATGCCTGTTGCTGGTAAAACAGGTACTACTACAGATGCAAAAGACTTATGGTTTGCAGGTCTTACACCTTATCTTTCTGGATCAATTTGGGTTGGTTATGATAATCCTAAAACTGTATTTGGTGGATCCGGAACTGTATGTGCTAATTTATGGGGAAAAATAATGGCTAAAGCACATGAAGGAATGGACGTTAAAGATTTAGATGAACCTAGTGGAATTGTTCATGTTGCTGTATGTAAAGATTCAGGTAAACTACCATCAAGTCTATGTAGCAGTGACCCTAGAGGCAATAGGATTACAGAAGAATTATTTATCGAAGGAACTGAACCACATGAAACATGTAATACGCATGTTAGTGGACGTATAAATAGACTTAACAATAAATTAGCTGGTGCTAATACTCCAGCATTATTAACTCAAAATAGAGTTTTTATAAGCAAAAAATATCCTAATCCATTAACTCGAGATTATATTTACGTACTTCCACATTCACAAGATAATTATACGGAAGATCAAGCTAATCCAGAGCTTTCTCCTCCAAACGTAAATGAGGAAGGTGAAGTAGAAATTCCAAACAATAATGGTACTCCTCAGGAAAATAATAACCCCCCTGAGACTGAGCAAAATGATTCAATATTAAATTCTATATTAAAACCATTAAAACCGAATTAA